The Nitrogeniibacter aestuarii genome has a window encoding:
- a CDS encoding PEP-CTERM sorting domain-containing protein, with the protein MKQWMLMGVLAVSGLGAHAADNLLVNGGFEDGLLGWESMGNAAIRTADPLAYEGDNYLYGDSTSLYSVWQDIDLLGAGFSAEAIDSGQLIVSFGGFQSGWHTQTDHGYITLALVSDEPDEIGGFQLTPFYSNNTWVEQSGEGQILPGTRTIHFEFVGIRDDGSNNDAYLDAAFLTVSAVPEPEALGMFLAGLGVVAAGRRRLK; encoded by the coding sequence ATGAAGCAGTGGATGCTAATGGGAGTCTTGGCAGTCAGCGGATTGGGCGCCCATGCAGCCGACAACCTTCTTGTCAATGGGGGGTTCGAGGATGGATTGCTGGGATGGGAATCGATGGGAAACGCGGCAATTCGCACCGCCGACCCCTTGGCCTACGAAGGTGACAACTACCTGTACGGCGACAGTACATCGCTTTATTCGGTCTGGCAGGATATCGATCTGCTAGGGGCAGGCTTCAGCGCAGAGGCGATTGACTCTGGGCAACTGATTGTAAGCTTCGGTGGTTTTCAATCCGGCTGGCATACTCAGACCGACCATGGATACATCACTCTTGCTCTCGTGAGTGATGAGCCAGACGAGATCGGCGGCTTCCAGTTGACTCCGTTCTACTCAAACAACACATGGGTAGAGCAAAGTGGAGAAGGTCAGATTTTGCCTGGAACCCGGACAATCCATTTTGAATTTGTTGGAATCAGGGATGACGGGTCAAACAACGATGCATACTTGGACGCAGCGTTCCTGACAGTGAGCGCCGTGCCGGAACCTGAAGCTTTGGGCATGTTCCTCGCGGGTCTTGGCGTTGTCGCGGCAGGTCGTCGGCGCTTGAAGTAA
- a CDS encoding LutC/YkgG family protein, whose protein sequence is MSSRDTILNAVRQGLGRGPLDEATVRKLDERSANPPRHIRPPVDDEDLVARFCERIESRSGTTSRLKALDAVPAAVAALAEKHGLPHAAAVGNALASLSWPEGWSIEHGAAGIDTALGVSMAWRAIAETGAVMMHSGPDSPITHNFVPETHVVVVPVERIVRYYEDCWVALREAGKGAPRAMNFISGPSRTADVEQTIELGAHGPRRMHLLVVG, encoded by the coding sequence ATGAGCAGCCGTGACACCATCCTGAACGCCGTGCGCCAGGGCCTCGGCCGTGGTCCGCTCGACGAAGCCACCGTGCGCAAACTCGACGAGCGCAGCGCCAACCCGCCCCGCCACATTCGCCCGCCGGTGGACGACGAAGATCTCGTCGCGCGTTTTTGCGAGCGCATCGAATCCCGCTCGGGCACGACCTCGCGCCTCAAGGCGCTCGACGCCGTCCCGGCCGCCGTCGCGGCCCTGGCCGAGAAACATGGCCTGCCTCACGCCGCCGCCGTCGGCAACGCACTCGCCTCACTGAGCTGGCCAGAAGGCTGGTCCATTGAACATGGCGCTGCCGGTATCGACACCGCCCTGGGCGTGTCCATGGCCTGGCGCGCCATCGCCGAAACCGGCGCGGTGATGATGCACTCCGGCCCGGACAGCCCGATCACCCACAACTTCGTGCCGGAAACCCACGTGGTCGTGGTGCCGGTGGAGCGCATCGTGCGGTATTACGAAGACTGCTGGGTCGCCCTGCGCGAGGCCGGCAAGGGCGCGCCGCGGGCGATGAACTTCATCTCCGGGCCGTCGCGGACGGCGGATGTGGAGCAGACCATTGAGCTGGGGGCTCATGGGCCGAGGCGGATGCATTTGCTGGTTGTGGGGTGA